A region of the Candidatus Methylacidithermus pantelleriae genome:
TTGCTTTCCATGCTTCATACGATCGCCCGTCTGCCGTATCTTTGCCGGTGAAAGCAATGGCCACAATCTGGTCATACGGGATCGCCAAGGGCTCTGCTTGTCCAGGCAGAAGAAGTTCAACTGTCCCGCACGACTCTGTCAGTGTCCGGTTAAACACAAACCCTTCGACTTGTGAGCCATCGCAGAGCTCCAAGGTAACGTCGCCGCGATAATCAAAGGCAGCTTCCACGGCAAGAGCTTTCTCGGCCAAGCTTTGGCAAACAAAACGCCGCCCCTGGAGTTTTACACCCTGGCCGAGCACTCCTTGTAAAACGAGGGCTGACTCGCCGTTCATGGGAAGCTATGGGCTCTTAGTCCGACCGAACGATTGCCCGAACGGTTCGCCACAGCCCTCCCCAAGAGCCGAAGGTATCGTTAATGGCAGAAGCCTCGTAGCCGGAGTGTACCATGCAGTTGGCACATTTTGGGTTGCCACTCCGGTAGCCATATCGCTCCCAGGGCGTGCTCTCGAGAAGTTCACGGAAGGTCCGGGCATAGCCATCGGCCAAAAGATAGCAAGGCTTTTGCCATCCAAAGATAGTGTACGTCGGATTGCCCCAGGGGGTGCAGTCGTAGTCGATTTTTCCCTGTAAAAATTCAAGGAAAAGTGGGGACAAATTGAACTTCCAGGTCTTCTTCCGGTTTCTCAAAATATCCCGGAAAAGTTCCTTCGTCCGCTCGCGGCCAAGAAAGTGTTCCTGATCCGGTGCCTTGGAGTAGCTGTAACCAGGGGAGACCATGATGCCTTCGATCCCCAGTTCCATGACCCGATCGAAAAATTCCCGTACCCTCTTTGGGTTAGCTCCCACAAAGAGGGTCGCATTGATGGTTACTCGGAAGCCGCGCCGCACGGCTTCCCGAATCGCATCCACGGCCACGTCGTAGACCCCCTCCCGGCATACGGAGTCGTCATGCTCTTCTTTGAGTCCGTCCAAATGGATGCTAAAAGTGAGGTATTTGGACGGCCGAAACAGATTCAGTTTACGCCGCAAGAGTAGCGCGTTAGTGCATAGGTAAACATACTTTTTCCGGGCAATGAGCCCCTCGACGATCTTATGAATTTCCTGATGGATGAGGGGTTCCCCTCCGGCAATGCTCACAATGGGAGCCCCGCATTCCTCCGCTGCCGCCCAGCACTGCTCCGGACTCAGCCGCCGGTTGAGGATATGGTCCGGATACTGGATCTTTCCACACCCTGCGCAAGCCAGGTTGCAGCGGAAAAGGGGTTCGAGCATTAACACAAGGGGATACTGCCTTTTCCCCGACCAGCGCTGCCGCAAAACATAGAGGGCGACAGTCCAAATTTGAGAAAGGGGAACCATTGCCTATGGCGTAGACTAAGGAAGCCAAAGGTCCTGTCAATCCTGGCGTTATGCGTTTTTTTGTTTTTTTCTGTTGATCCCTCCAAGCTTGTTAGTTCTGTAACGGCCTGCTTTTGCTGGTGCAGTCCAGCGCCGATGGTCGAGGCAAGAAGACCCGAGAGAAAGTTGCGCTATTTCTTTTTAGGCCAAGAAGAAGCCTTCAAGAAGGGCCGTAGGCTGTGAAAAAGGGTCCCAACCCAACTGGTCCAGATCCTTTTCCCTTCCTGGATAAGTAAGGAAGGGAAAAAACCGTGGGGAAGTCAACGACAAGCTCCTCGCACACGGCCCGTAGTTCGCGTGTGAAGAAACGCTAGGTCTTGGGAATGCTTCGCTTGGTTTGTCGAGCAACCGAAAGTAGCGGAAGTACCCTGCCAAGGAGGCAACGTGATTGCTATCGACCCGTCGTCAGACCCGATCTGCCCGTCCAAGCGCCGCAGACACTTTCGCGTGGACTGGAATATTGACTTTGAGCGGGCACAAGCACTGCCGAGAAGGAGCGCAAACCGGCTTTCTGGGAAGGACGCTTAAAAAGGGAAGCTCCCCAGAGAAAACCTGTACCCCTATCCTTGCTGGGGTCCGTGAGAGGAGTCTTTCGGGGAGTCTCCAAGGGATTCGTTCTGCGGAACGGCCCCGGGGGGCGGGGGGGTAACCGTTCTGTGTATTTCGCGCTCAAACTCTTCGCGCGCCCGGTGGAACTCCCCAAGCGCCCGACCCAAGCCCCGGGCAAGCTCGGGAAGACGCTTGGCCCCAAAGAGAAGAAACACCACGACAAAGATCCAAAACCATTCTTGTCCGGAAGGGAGACCCAGGGCAAAAAGGTGCATGGGGTACTCTGCTTGATCTTCTAGTGTCCCGCAAGAGATTTTGACACCTGCCTGCCCACCGATTCTCCCTTTTTCCAAGGTCCGTGTTCGGGGCATCTTTTCGGGAAGGGACCGGTGGGGAACCGTCCGCCCTCCGGTGAAGTGCCTTTGTAAGAAGAATGGGTTTAGGTCATCGCTTTTGTTGTCGGAACGAAAGAAAGCGATTAGTATTAGCTTACATGATTGTTCCTCGACCGAAACTGTCCTGGCTGGAACGCTCCTATCTTCCAGGGGTTGTTCAAGGGTTGGCCGTCACATGGAAGCATTTTAAGGATTCTGTCACAGGCAAAACCAAAGAGACCCTCGAGTATCCAGAAGAAAAGCCCCAGCTTCCTCCCGGGTACCGGGGAGCACCCGTGCTGGTAAAGGACGAAGAAGGGCGGGAAAAGTGCGTTGCCTGCCAGTTGTGTGAATTTATCTGTCCTCCCCGAGCAATTCGGATCGAACCGGGGGAAATTCCGGAAGAGTCTCCCTACGCTAAGGTGGAAAAGGCTCCCAAGGAATTTTGGATCGATATGACACGTTGTATCTTTTGCGGGCTATGCGAGGAAGTTTGCCCGGAAGAAGCCATTTTCCTTCGGGAGGACTGCTATTCCATTACAGGAAGGACCCGTGAAGAGATGATCCACAATAAGGAGAAACTCTACGAGCTAGGCGGCATCTTGCCTCGGCCGATCAAAAAGTGGAAAAATAAGTAGCAAGCCAAACCGTATGTGTCTTTCTTTGGTGCTTCCAGGGTTTGGGTCTTACCCGGCCAGTTCAATGTTGTCCCTTGAGCAGAGAACGTCTGGATAGAAAAATATTTCGCATGGGAACGGATCTTTTTTGGCTCTTTACCGCAGTGATGCTTTTTGCTGCTTTCGGTGTGGTGCTCAATCGCAATCCGATCGCATCGGCTCTTTGCTTGATTCTGACTCTTTTGGCTCAAGCAGGGCTTTTTGCTACGCTTGATTCTTACTTTTTAGCCGCAATTCAAGTATGGGTGTACGCTGGTGCCGTGATGGTGTTATTTCTTTTTATTATCATGCTTCTTGACATTAAAAAAGAGGAAGCACAACCCTTCCAGTGGAGTTCCGGGCTTGCAGCTTTTGTCTTGGCAGCCGTACTAGCCGGAGCCTTTATAGAGCTGGCTCGAAGTGGAGCGGCTGCTCCGATGCCACCTCAACCGGCCGGCCCGGGAGGGGATTGGGTTACGGCGATTGCCCGGGTTCTTTTTGGGAGGTATCTTCTTGCCTTAGAATCGGTGGGTGTGCTTCTGTTACTGGCGATGGTCGGCGTTGTTGTCTTTGCAAGGACACGGGCATCTCGGACGTAGTCATGATTACTTTGGGGCATTACTTAGGAGCCAGCGGGCTTTTATTTTTGATCGGATTAGTTGGCGTCATCCTACGGAGGGAATTACTGGTCATTTACATGTGCTTGGAAATGATGCTCAACGCGGGTAATCTTGCCTTTGTTGCCCTGAGCCGGTTTCGCCAAGATGCCTTAGGACAGGCCGCGGTCTTTTTCATCATTACCGTGGCCGCGGCGGAGGTGGCCGTCGGCCTCTCACTGATCGTAGCCTTCTACCGGGTGCGTCGCTCAACGAAAACCGATGACCTCACGGTTCTTCGTTTCTAGCCGCTCTACTGCAGGATGAGTGCCTGGCTTTTGTTGATCGCTCCCCTTCTGGCCGCCCTATTGGTTTTGGTCCTTTTTGCACCTTATCGTTATTGGGCAAGCTGGTTGTGCATTGGAGCGGCTGGCATTTCCACTTTGATCGCTTTGGGAATCTTTTTCGGTTGGGTGAATGCTCCTTCTCCCTGGCCGTGGTTTGAGTTTGGAGAGCTGGTCGTTCCAATAGGCATGCGCCTGGACACCTTATCCAAACTCATGTTAGTGGTTGTCACCACGGTGGCTCTTCTCATTGAAATCTATTCGCTCGGATACATGGCTCATGATCCTGGCCAGGGTCGCTTTTTTGGGATGCTTTCCTTTTTTCTTTTTTCCATGCTGGGGATTGTGGTGGCCGATAATTTTTTGCAGATGTATATCTTCTGGGAGTTGGTAGGTCTTGCGTCTTATCTGTTGATTGGTTTTTGGTTCGAACGCCCGTCCGCCGCGGAAGCTGCCAAAAAGGCTTTCATTGTGAATCGCATTGGGGATTTTGGTTTTATCGCAGGAATTTTATCCTATTGGGCGATTACGGGGAGCCTGAGTTTTGATGTAGAAGTTGCTCATCGACTCGCGAGTCATCCTTTGGCTTGGTTGGTGACCCTTTTGCTTTTCTGTGGGTGCGTGGGAAAGTCCGCGCAAGTTCCGTTGCATGTGTGGCTTCCGGATGCGATGGAGGGCCCGACTCCCGTGTCTGCCCTTATCCATGCTGCAACGATGGTTGCCGCCGGGGTTTATATGCTTTGCCGGGCGTTTGCGGTTTTCCAAGCCTCACCCCAGGCACTGGAGGTGATCGCATGGACTGGAGGGACTACTGCTCTTTTTGCCGGGTTGTTGGGAGTCGCTCAAAATGATATCAAACGCATTTTGGCCTATTCTACGATGTCTCAGCTAGGGCTTATGGTCATGGGTGTCGGGTGTGGCTCCCCTGGAGCGGCGATGTTTCACTTGACAACTCATGCCTTTTTCAAAGCGCTTTTGTTTTTGGGAGCCGGTTCGGTTTTGGTAGCTCTGCATCACCGTGAACAAAACATCTGGCGCATGGGAGCTCTTTACCGTTACATGCCCCAGACGTTTGCTTGTTTTCTAGTGGGAGCTTTAGCGCTAACGGGTGTTCCGGGGGTGTCGGGGTTCTATAGTAAAGAAACCCTTTTGCGAGCGGCTTGGTCGCGTTCGCTTCCTCTTTTTGCGGTAGGTCTAGCTACTACCTTTCTCACGGCTCTTTATATGACCCGGCTCGTGATCGTGAGTTTTTTGGGCGAACCACGATCCGAAATCGTGAGTCAAGCCAAGGAAAGTCCCTTGGTCATGGGTGTTCCTTTGCTTTTGTTGAGTCTTGCTTCTATCGGTTCCGGATACCGGTGGGTGGGGATTCCGGAATATCTTGGCGTTGCGAGTGAACACACAAGTTTTGCGGTACCCCTGCTTTCTCTTTTGGTCGTCGGTTTAGGATTTGCCACGGGCTGCACCCTCTATCTGAACCGATCTTCGGAGCCACTCCACATGAGGCTTTTGGAGGCTCGGTTCTATGTAGATGAGTTGTATGATCGGGTGATTGTTTGGGCCCAGGATCGGCTTGCGTGGCTTCTTTCTTGGCTGGATCAATGGTTGATTGGATTTGGAGTTGTGCGGGGGATTGCTTTTGTCGTTAGCCTCGGAGGGGAAATTTTGCGACTGGTACAGGTGGGGAATGTTCGCTTTTATGCGTTTGTTTTTTCCCTGGGTGCGGCTCTTTTTTTCCTCTGGTTTCTAGGAAAATAAAGAAAATATGGACCTTTCTCCTCTCACGATCCTTCTTTTGATTCCGGTCCTGGGCATTGCGGTCATTGCCTTTTCTCCTTGGAACCCCAAGGCCGTTGCGGTCTTTGCCGCAGGGAGTAATCTTGTATGGAGTCTCTTGCTCTACGCGGGTTTCGATCCCGATTTTCAAGGTTTCCAGTTTGTACAGGATAGCCCTTGGATCACGTTTGCGGGACTGCCTGCGATCCGTTACCACGTGGGCTTGGACGGAATCAATCTCCCCTTGGTTCTTTTAACCGCAATTGTAACCATGGCGGCGGTTGCGATTGCGCCGAGTCGGATCGAACGAGGTCGGGAGTTTTTTAGCTATCTTTTGCTCGTTTCTCTGGGAGCTTTGGGTGCGTTTGTGTCGTTGGATCTATTCTTTTTTTATGTGTTTCATGAAATCGCACTGGTTCCGACTTTCCTTCTGATCGGAATCTGGGGACGGCAAAACCGGCAACTGGCCAGTCTTCAGTTGACCCTTTACCTGGCAGCCGGGAGCCTCGTTCTTCTGGCAGGTATTTTAGGGCTTCTCTTTTTATTTCCCGGCCCAGTCCGGACCTTTGACATTCCCGAGTTAGAACGGCTCTTCCGCCAGCATGCTCCTGGCTTGGAAGCCCAGCGATGGGTCTACCTTTTGCTTTTGGTTGGCTTTGGAACGCTTGTTTCTTTGGTCCCGTTCCATTCCTGGGCTCCTCTGGGGTATGCCACAGCTCCTCCTGCCGCCGCAATGCTCCATGCAGGCGTTCTTAAGAAATTTGGCTTGTACGGTCTTCTGCGAGTAGCTCTCCCCTTACTTCCGGAGGGAGTGCAGGCATGGAAGCCTTTGTGGCTCATTCTTTTGCTCGGCAACATCATCTATGTGGGGCTGGTTACCTTAGCCCAGCGAGAGCTGGGCTTAATGCTTGGTTTTTCCAGTGTTATGCACATGGGGTACGTGTTTCTTGGGCTTGCCTCCTGGAATGAACTTGGGGTCAGTGGGGCGGTCCTTTTGATGGTGGCTCACGGGTTATCCAGTGCGCTTCTTTTTGCCTTGGCAGGAGAGATTGGATCTCGAACCGGGGTCCTTTCCTTTTCGGAGCTCGGGGGGCTGGCGGCGCAAGCTCCTTTTCTCACCGTCGCTTTTCTCTTTGGGTCGTTCGCATCGATCGGCCTTCCGGGTCTTGCCAACTTTGCGGGGGAGGTTTTGATCTTTTTTGGTTCTTGGAAAGCCTTCCCCTGGGTGACCACTTTGGCTCTCTGGGGGGTCGTACTTTCTGCGATCTATCAATTGAGAGCAGTGCGCCAGATCTTTTTTGGTCCTCTTCCGGAGCGCTTGCAACGAGTGGGAGATCTTGGGTTGTGGCGACAGAGAGCCCCGTACATGTTGCTCCTGGTGAGCTTGGTGATTGTAGGAGTTGTGCCCGGCAGTCTTTTGAGGGTGATTGAGCCCGCAGTCCGTGGGCTTCTTGCTTTGTCATTGTAAAGGAAGAACCAATCCCAATGAGTTTTGAAACGTTTGTGATGCTGCTCTCCCCGGAGGCTCTTCTTGTCGGGGTTGCGCTAGGACTTTTAAGCCTTCAAAGCTTTTTTCCCCTTCCTTCCCGCCGGGTGGGGGAACTTGTGCTTTTGGCGACGGGTCTGGTTAGCCTAGCAATCCTTTTTACCAGGGGATACCACGGGATATTTTGGCATGGGGCTTACGT
Encoded here:
- the hpnH gene encoding adenosyl-hopene transferase HpnH, with amino-acid sequence MVPLSQIWTVALYVLRQRWSGKRQYPLVLMLEPLFRCNLACAGCGKIQYPDHILNRRLSPEQCWAAAEECGAPIVSIAGGEPLIHQEIHKIVEGLIARKKYVYLCTNALLLRRKLNLFRPSKYLTFSIHLDGLKEEHDDSVCREGVYDVAVDAIREAVRRGFRVTINATLFVGANPKRVREFFDRVMELGIEGIMVSPGYSYSKAPDQEHFLGRERTKELFRDILRNRKKTWKFNLSPLFLEFLQGKIDYDCTPWGNPTYTIFGWQKPCYLLADGYARTFRELLESTPWERYGYRSGNPKCANCMVHSGYEASAINDTFGSWGGLWRTVRAIVRSD
- the tatA gene encoding twin-arginine translocase TatA/TatE family subunit, yielding MPRTRTLEKGRIGGQAGVKISCGTLEDQAEYPMHLFALGLPSGQEWFWIFVVVFLLFGAKRLPELARGLGRALGEFHRAREEFEREIHRTVTPPPPGAVPQNESLGDSPKDSSHGPQQG
- a CDS encoding NuoI/complex I 23 kDa subunit family protein, which codes for MIVPRPKLSWLERSYLPGVVQGLAVTWKHFKDSVTGKTKETLEYPEEKPQLPPGYRGAPVLVKDEEGREKCVACQLCEFICPPRAIRIEPGEIPEESPYAKVEKAPKEFWIDMTRCIFCGLCEEVCPEEAIFLREDCYSITGRTREEMIHNKEKLYELGGILPRPIKKWKNK
- a CDS encoding NADH-quinone oxidoreductase subunit J, producing the protein MGTDLFWLFTAVMLFAAFGVVLNRNPIASALCLILTLLAQAGLFATLDSYFLAAIQVWVYAGAVMVLFLFIIMLLDIKKEEAQPFQWSSGLAAFVLAAVLAGAFIELARSGAAAPMPPQPAGPGGDWVTAIARVLFGRYLLALESVGVLLLLAMVGVVVFARTRASRT
- the nuoK gene encoding NADH-quinone oxidoreductase subunit NuoK; translation: MITLGHYLGASGLLFLIGLVGVILRRELLVIYMCLEMMLNAGNLAFVALSRFRQDALGQAAVFFIITVAAAEVAVGLSLIVAFYRVRRSTKTDDLTVLRF
- the nuoL gene encoding NADH-quinone oxidoreductase subunit L, giving the protein MSAWLLLIAPLLAALLVLVLFAPYRYWASWLCIGAAGISTLIALGIFFGWVNAPSPWPWFEFGELVVPIGMRLDTLSKLMLVVVTTVALLIEIYSLGYMAHDPGQGRFFGMLSFFLFSMLGIVVADNFLQMYIFWELVGLASYLLIGFWFERPSAAEAAKKAFIVNRIGDFGFIAGILSYWAITGSLSFDVEVAHRLASHPLAWLVTLLLFCGCVGKSAQVPLHVWLPDAMEGPTPVSALIHAATMVAAGVYMLCRAFAVFQASPQALEVIAWTGGTTALFAGLLGVAQNDIKRILAYSTMSQLGLMVMGVGCGSPGAAMFHLTTHAFFKALLFLGAGSVLVALHHREQNIWRMGALYRYMPQTFACFLVGALALTGVPGVSGFYSKETLLRAAWSRSLPLFAVGLATTFLTALYMTRLVIVSFLGEPRSEIVSQAKESPLVMGVPLLLLSLASIGSGYRWVGIPEYLGVASEHTSFAVPLLSLLVVGLGFATGCTLYLNRSSEPLHMRLLEARFYVDELYDRVIVWAQDRLAWLLSWLDQWLIGFGVVRGIAFVVSLGGEILRLVQVGNVRFYAFVFSLGAALFFLWFLGK
- a CDS encoding complex I subunit 4 family protein; the protein is MDLSPLTILLLIPVLGIAVIAFSPWNPKAVAVFAAGSNLVWSLLLYAGFDPDFQGFQFVQDSPWITFAGLPAIRYHVGLDGINLPLVLLTAIVTMAAVAIAPSRIERGREFFSYLLLVSLGALGAFVSLDLFFFYVFHEIALVPTFLLIGIWGRQNRQLASLQLTLYLAAGSLVLLAGILGLLFLFPGPVRTFDIPELERLFRQHAPGLEAQRWVYLLLLVGFGTLVSLVPFHSWAPLGYATAPPAAAMLHAGVLKKFGLYGLLRVALPLLPEGVQAWKPLWLILLLGNIIYVGLVTLAQRELGLMLGFSSVMHMGYVFLGLASWNELGVSGAVLLMVAHGLSSALLFALAGEIGSRTGVLSFSELGGLAAQAPFLTVAFLFGSFASIGLPGLANFAGEVLIFFGSWKAFPWVTTLALWGVVLSAIYQLRAVRQIFFGPLPERLQRVGDLGLWRQRAPYMLLLVSLVIVGVVPGSLLRVIEPAVRGLLALSL